A single uncultured Methanolobus sp. DNA region contains:
- a CDS encoding ATP-binding protein, with protein sequence MIVILIVIRGIQISISDTKNDELNNTNSIQLNLLKKTLSSVQDLIVVIDRDMRIVMSNWKNCDSIAANEKLGQPLCYNCLMKQAKPCASCRLLEVFATGKCCSFEIEDPLDGKTKFIELSPLFDDNGSVSMIVRHAKDISECKSIESTLKMREKQQAAVAKLGQEGLAGADLEKLMQESVRLVTGTLGVEYCRIMKKEGDNAVMVAGVGWEEENNTKTETESSKNDVVCYTLYSDCEDETLIQENRSQDKFSGLALLQKNGIVSGMDVTIGSRENPYGVMNVHTTQRRVFTKDDMHFMQSVTNVLAEALSRKEAEENLKRYAKQLEDANHLKVLFTDILTHDLLNPANIIRGFTEELIIVEDENSKQNLLDKIHKNNERMIYMIESASKFIKLESVDDIRYEEQDFLPVLEKVVRNLSSEMNKKDIHFDMKAMGPYPSFINPIMEEVFLNLLSNAIKFTPPNGRIAIAISDAMDKWKIQVTDTGPGINNGDKEMIFERFRRAEKGSIKGSGLGLAIAKRIVELHGGEIGVESNPIGRGSVFWFTIRKAPCF encoded by the coding sequence ATGATAGTTATATTGATAGTCATCCGGGGAATTCAAATATCAATCTCTGACACGAAAAACGATGAGCTGAACAATACAAACAGTATTCAGCTTAACCTCTTGAAAAAAACCCTGTCGTCAGTACAGGACCTCATAGTTGTGATAGACCGGGATATGCGCATTGTAATGAGCAACTGGAAGAATTGCGATTCAATAGCTGCAAATGAAAAACTTGGTCAGCCTTTATGCTACAATTGTCTCATGAAGCAGGCTAAACCCTGCGCATCATGCCGTTTGCTTGAGGTTTTTGCCACAGGAAAATGCTGCAGTTTTGAGATCGAAGACCCTCTTGACGGCAAGACAAAATTCATCGAGCTTTCACCTCTTTTTGATGATAATGGTAGCGTCTCAATGATAGTGAGACACGCAAAGGACATCAGTGAATGCAAATCCATTGAAAGCACCCTGAAAATGAGAGAAAAACAGCAGGCTGCCGTTGCAAAACTTGGACAGGAAGGACTTGCAGGAGCAGATCTTGAAAAACTCATGCAGGAATCAGTCAGACTTGTGACAGGGACTCTTGGTGTAGAATATTGCAGGATAATGAAAAAAGAAGGTGACAATGCTGTCATGGTTGCCGGTGTTGGCTGGGAAGAAGAAAACAACACTAAAACTGAGACCGAAAGCAGCAAGAATGATGTCGTATGTTACACTTTATACTCTGACTGCGAGGATGAAACGCTTATCCAGGAAAACAGGTCACAGGACAAATTCAGCGGATTGGCATTGCTGCAAAAGAACGGTATTGTCAGCGGTATGGATGTCACAATCGGAAGCCGGGAAAATCCTTACGGTGTAATGAACGTTCACACCACGCAGAGAAGAGTTTTCACTAAAGATGATATGCATTTCATGCAATCTGTGACCAATGTACTTGCGGAGGCTCTGAGCAGGAAAGAAGCTGAAGAGAATCTTAAAAGATATGCAAAGCAACTTGAAGATGCAAACCACCTGAAAGTGCTTTTCACAGATATACTGACACACGACCTGCTAAATCCTGCAAACATAATACGCGGCTTTACTGAGGAACTTATAATCGTCGAAGATGAGAACAGTAAGCAGAACCTGCTTGATAAGATACACAAGAACAATGAAAGGATGATCTATATGATAGAATCAGCTTCAAAGTTCATCAAACTGGAATCTGTGGACGATATCAGGTATGAAGAACAGGACTTTTTGCCCGTTCTGGAAAAAGTTGTCAGGAACCTCAGCTCTGAAATGAACAAAAAGGATATTCATTTCGATATGAAAGCAATGGGACCTTACCCATCATTCATCAACCCGATAATGGAAGAGGTATTTCTCAACCTGCTTTCCAATGCAATAAAATTCACTCCTCCAAACGGAAGAATTGCAATTGCCATATCAGATGCCATGGACAAATGGAAAATCCAGGTCACTGACACCGGACCAGGAATCAATAACGGTGACAAGGAAATGATCTTTGAGCGCTTCAGACGTGCAGAGAAAGGAAGCATAAAGGGAAGCGGTCTTGGCCTTGCAATAGCAAAGAGGATAGTGGAGCTTCACGGCGGAGAGATAGGAGTTGAAAGCAACCCCATTGGCCGTGGAAGTGTTTTCTGGTTCACCATCAGGAAAGCTCCATGCTTCTGA
- the fhcD gene encoding formylmethanofuran--tetrahydromethanopterin N-formyltransferase, with product MEINGVEIEDTFAEAFPIKISRVLITAATKRWAEIAALEATGFGTSVIMCPAEAGIEKFVGPDETPDGRPGVYIQICTFGYEALEHQLLERLGQCVLTAPTTAVFNGMPEAEKQFNVGFKLKFFGDGMESETQVGGRKMYSIPIMEGDFLVEENIGAIAGIAGGNFFIFGDSQMTALTAAEVAVDAIKDLEGTITPFPGGIVASGSKAGFNNYKFMKATANEKFCPSIRDKVEGTEIPEGVKAVYELVINGVDEDAIQKAMKAGIEAAIAVPGVSKITAGNYGGKLGKYQFHLKDLC from the coding sequence ATGGAAATCAATGGAGTAGAAATCGAAGATACTTTTGCAGAAGCGTTCCCGATCAAGATCTCAAGAGTACTTATCACCGCAGCAACAAAACGCTGGGCAGAGATAGCTGCACTTGAAGCAACAGGATTTGGTACATCTGTTATTATGTGTCCTGCAGAAGCAGGTATTGAAAAGTTCGTAGGCCCTGATGAGACTCCTGATGGAAGACCTGGTGTATACATCCAGATCTGCACCTTCGGATATGAAGCACTTGAGCACCAGTTACTTGAGCGCCTTGGCCAGTGTGTACTTACAGCTCCAACAACAGCTGTTTTCAACGGTATGCCAGAAGCTGAGAAGCAGTTCAATGTTGGTTTCAAATTGAAGTTCTTCGGTGACGGAATGGAATCCGAAACTCAGGTCGGCGGTCGCAAGATGTACAGCATCCCAATCATGGAGGGTGACTTCCTCGTAGAAGAGAACATCGGTGCTATTGCAGGTATTGCAGGCGGTAACTTCTTTATCTTCGGTGACAGCCAGATGACAGCACTCACAGCAGCAGAAGTTGCAGTAGACGCTATCAAGGACCTTGAAGGTACAATCACTCCATTCCCAGGCGGAATTGTTGCAAGTGGTTCAAAAGCAGGATTCAACAACTACAAGTTCATGAAGGCAACTGCAAACGAGAAGTTCTGCCCATCCATCAGGGACAAGGTCGAAGGAACCGAAATTCCAGAAGGTGTAAAGGCAGTTTACGAGCTTGTCATCAACGGTGTCGATGAGGATGCAATCCAGAAGGCAATGAAGGCAGGTATCGAAGCAGCTATCGCAGTTCCTGGTGTCTCAAAGATCACCGCAGGAAACTACGGCGGCAAACTCGGTAAGTACCAGTTCCACCTGAAAGACCTTTGCTAA
- a CDS encoding NosD domain-containing protein gives MNFKIIAVMLFLFLTVSCVSATTITVGNNSNTNNSFSSIQDAIDHAQKNDSIIIYSGTYSETLTVNKPLSISSFSIDSGDVVITSNNSSTPIIRITADNVRISSLTVKGDSTNPSVVGISIENAKNSFIRDNIVSDTKDGLYIVSCSGNEIQNNTVLSNTEHGIYLFDSTLNILENNNVQNNKRGLYVDESDQIIIEDNNISNNQMYGVALRKSSLCAINENGLVLNNIGLALTSSDKNTVFGNNLNENKQYGLNVWHSNSNSVTDNYFSENKDSGIRLISLSSNNIFEQNSFYSNLNGITIESTDDNIIKNNKFRSNEKYAIYHLYPDDENTIEDNSFTDNRAENIKLSPLQDIFIVIVTLIILTIAAFYFGLSWLKKGLFGLVILIIISVILLLAWYFPFEAGMTENVEITNMQWTDNETINETHTRGNLSFDLIYNDKYAYPNGFGDILSADIHISSRSLPSGNYELRYQEPLTLEYMEEYHYRQSLDLERENQDVLVQLYTEVFYDYPNPVYGDSKVEELGMNVLQINQSSSDGSQAL, from the coding sequence GTGAACTTCAAAATCATCGCAGTTATGCTCTTTCTTTTCCTCACTGTTAGTTGTGTCTCTGCAACTACAATTACAGTAGGCAACAACAGCAATACAAATAACTCTTTCAGTTCTATACAGGATGCCATAGATCATGCTCAAAAGAATGATTCCATAATCATTTACAGTGGAACATATTCTGAAACTCTCACTGTAAACAAACCTTTAAGCATAAGTTCCTTTTCGATTGATTCTGGAGATGTTGTTATTACTTCTAACAACTCATCTACTCCAATAATCCGCATAACAGCAGATAACGTAAGGATAAGTAGCCTGACAGTTAAAGGAGATAGTACCAATCCTTCTGTTGTTGGTATATCCATTGAGAATGCAAAAAATTCCTTTATAAGAGACAACATCGTCTCTGATACTAAGGATGGTCTTTATATTGTGTCCTGTTCAGGTAATGAGATTCAAAATAATACTGTTCTTTCAAATACTGAACATGGGATATACCTTTTTGATTCAACACTGAATATTCTGGAAAATAACAATGTTCAGAATAACAAACGTGGTCTTTATGTGGATGAATCTGATCAGATAATTATTGAAGACAATAACATCAGTAATAATCAGATGTATGGAGTAGCTCTCAGGAAATCATCACTCTGCGCAATTAATGAGAATGGATTGGTCCTCAATAATATCGGCCTGGCATTGACATCATCTGATAAAAACACAGTCTTTGGCAACAATCTCAATGAGAACAAGCAATATGGTCTCAATGTATGGCATTCAAACTCAAATTCAGTGACAGATAATTATTTTTCAGAAAATAAGGACTCTGGAATACGTTTAATTTCCTTGAGTTCCAATAACATTTTCGAGCAAAATTCTTTCTACAGCAATCTGAATGGAATAACAATCGAAAGTACTGATGACAATATTATTAAAAATAATAAGTTCCGGTCAAATGAAAAATATGCCATTTACCATCTCTATCCAGATGATGAAAATACCATTGAGGATAATTCATTTACAGACAATCGTGCTGAGAATATAAAACTTAGTCCATTACAGGATATTTTTATTGTAATTGTCACTTTGATAATACTAACTATAGCTGCTTTTTATTTCGGTTTATCCTGGTTGAAGAAGGGACTTTTTGGTTTGGTTATATTGATCATAATATCAGTTATTTTGCTTCTTGCATGGTATTTCCCATTTGAAGCCGGAATGACCGAAAATGTGGAAATAACAAATATGCAATGGACGGACAATGAAACCATAAATGAAACTCATACCAGAGGAAATCTCTCCTTTGACTTAATCTACAATGATAAGTATGCATATCCAAATGGATTTGGAGACATACTGTCCGCGGATATTCACATTAGTTCCAGAAGCTTACCAAGTGGCAATTATGAATTGAGGTATCAAGAACCTCTGACTCTGGAATATATGGAAGAATATCATTACAGACAAAGTCTTGATCTGGAAAGAGAGAATCAGGACGTACTTGTACAACTTTATACAGAAGTCTTTTATGATTATCCAAATCCTGTTTATGGAGATTCAAAAGTAGAAGAATTAGGTATGAATGTATTGCAAATAAATCAAAGTTCTTCTGATGGGAGCCAAGCTTTGTAA
- a CDS encoding 4Fe-4S binding protein — protein MLKITPYMGPLVIIVSIAGLWFPLLGYFMLLVFGAIFLIAPFRGRWFCGNLCPRGSFMDFWIGKVSEKRKIPKFLKSYWIRVPLFMLMIVFMGYRLMNTHGIVNQIGMVLVIMCLTTSSLAVILGVTIAPRTWCTFCPMGTLQSIVGVNKYPLQVDMEKCIKCHKCEKVCPMHLNIVEITHNPDCIKCGRCIDVCPKDALSFKKSVKTKSA, from the coding sequence ATGCTGAAAATAACTCCTTATATGGGACCGCTTGTTATCATTGTTTCAATAGCAGGTCTGTGGTTCCCATTATTAGGTTACTTCATGCTGCTGGTCTTTGGCGCCATCTTTCTGATAGCACCGTTCAGAGGCCGCTGGTTCTGCGGAAATCTCTGTCCCAGAGGAAGCTTCATGGATTTCTGGATAGGCAAAGTCTCAGAAAAAAGAAAGATACCTAAGTTTCTCAAAAGCTACTGGATAAGAGTCCCTCTTTTCATGCTTATGATAGTCTTTATGGGTTACAGGCTCATGAATACTCATGGAATTGTGAACCAGATAGGAATGGTGCTTGTAATAATGTGCCTGACTACATCTTCTCTTGCAGTTATTCTGGGAGTGACAATAGCTCCAAGAACATGGTGTACTTTCTGTCCAATGGGAACACTCCAGAGTATAGTAGGTGTGAACAAGTATCCATTACAGGTTGATATGGAAAAGTGCATCAAATGCCACAAATGCGAAAAGGTATGCCCGATGCACCTGAATATCGTGGAAATAACCCACAATCCGGATTGTATCAAATGTGGAAGATGCATTGATGTCTGTCCTAAGGATGCATTGAGTTTCAAGAAATCTGTCAAGACAAAAAGTGCATGA
- a CDS encoding ribonuclease HI family protein: MDTLNFDGSCDPNPGGIMGFGWIINWSDGRKPTEGSKEKNPSPPNTNNVAEYTALKEGILNYLKLGGKGPLQVYGDSKLVISQMSGKWKVNNENLAKIKDETSDIIKKHNLKVKFTWVPREQNSIADRLALPKCRRNQVSRSDSKTESKTSKESSVKPENRKFVADVNSSSVSSKLRLQINELNTSSSPGFKSFAQLKVGGFDSFSRKKLETLQKEAGSKASSIAKDEFPKNPTQQASALRWMLRGLSTDLAVKKVKVDIELSKKRKK; this comes from the coding sequence ATGGACACACTGAACTTTGACGGCTCATGCGACCCCAATCCCGGAGGGATTATGGGATTTGGATGGATAATCAACTGGAGCGACGGGAGAAAACCCACAGAAGGAAGCAAGGAAAAGAATCCTTCACCTCCCAATACCAACAATGTTGCTGAGTACACAGCCCTGAAAGAAGGAATATTAAATTACCTAAAACTCGGTGGAAAAGGTCCTCTTCAGGTTTACGGTGACAGCAAACTAGTCATCAGTCAGATGTCAGGGAAATGGAAGGTCAATAACGAGAACCTTGCAAAGATCAAGGATGAAACTTCAGATATTATAAAAAAACACAATCTGAAGGTCAAATTCACATGGGTTCCCAGGGAGCAGAACAGTATTGCTGACAGGCTTGCACTGCCCAAATGCAGACGCAACCAGGTGTCCAGATCGGATTCAAAAACAGAATCTAAAACTTCAAAGGAAAGTTCTGTTAAACCCGAGAACAGGAAGTTCGTTGCAGATGTCAACTCATCTTCCGTATCCTCAAAACTGAGACTTCAGATAAATGAGCTTAACACTTCTTCATCTCCGGGTTTCAAGTCTTTTGCACAGCTAAAGGTTGGAGGTTTTGACTCATTCTCAAGAAAGAAACTTGAGACTTTACAGAAGGAAGCCGGTTCAAAAGCTTCGTCCATAGCAAAAGATGAGTTTCCCAAAAATCCAACTCAACAGGCTTCAGCACTCAGGTGGATGCTTCGGGGACTTTCTACTGACCTTGCGGTAAAGAAGGTCAAAGTTGATATTGAGCTCAGTAAAAAGAGAAAAAAGTAA
- a CDS encoding ion transporter, which yields MAVYEDKYSDNKPDGKNWRSHLYEIIFEADTPAGKNFDILLIVSILLSVLAVMLDSVKSFRLAHGDLLYNIEWFFTILFTIEYILRMSCVKSKTRYATSLFGIVDLLAIMPTYLSLILPGSQFLLVIRILRVLRIFRILKLVKFLNEAELLISALKASSRKITVFLFTVLTLVVILGSMMYVIEGEENGFTSIPMSIHWAIVTLTTVGYGDIVPKTPLGIALSSVVMIIGYSIIAVPTGIVTAEISFASLEDREKKRLKIICNNCGNDKNDSDARFCKHCGTKL from the coding sequence ATGGCTGTATATGAGGATAAATATTCAGATAACAAACCAGATGGAAAAAACTGGAGAAGCCATCTTTATGAGATAATATTTGAGGCGGACACTCCTGCCGGGAAGAATTTCGACATTCTGCTTATCGTGAGTATTCTCCTGAGCGTGCTGGCCGTTATGCTTGACAGCGTGAAATCGTTCAGACTTGCACACGGTGACCTGCTGTATAATATAGAGTGGTTCTTCACCATACTTTTTACAATTGAATATATACTCAGGATGTCCTGCGTTAAGAGCAAGACCAGATACGCCACCAGCCTTTTTGGAATTGTTGACCTGCTGGCAATCATGCCTACATACCTGAGTCTCATCCTTCCGGGAAGCCAGTTCCTGCTGGTTATCAGGATACTCAGAGTGCTGAGAATATTCCGTATTCTCAAACTTGTGAAATTCCTCAATGAGGCTGAGCTGCTGATAAGTGCCTTAAAAGCAAGCAGCAGAAAGATCACTGTTTTCCTTTTCACAGTGCTGACACTTGTGGTGATCCTTGGTTCTATGATGTATGTTATTGAAGGTGAGGAGAACGGTTTTACCAGCATACCCATGAGCATACACTGGGCTATAGTGACACTTACAACGGTAGGTTATGGTGATATTGTACCAAAAACACCGCTTGGAATTGCACTTTCTTCGGTTGTTATGATTATCGGTTACAGTATAATTGCTGTTCCAACAGGTATTGTAACCGCTGAGATAAGTTTTGCTTCCCTGGAAGACAGGGAAAAGAAAAGACTCAAGATTATCTGCAACAATTGCGGTAATGATAAAAACGATAGCGATGCACGCTTTTGCAAGCATTGTGGAACAAAATTATAA